ACAACGCCCACCAGCTTTGTCTTGTCAGAAACAAGAGAACGGAACTGTTCTAAATCAAACTCCTGAGTCTCTGTTAACTCGACGAACTTGAGAACGGCCCCCGTCTTCTGCGACAGAATCTGCCAAGGAATCAGATTGCTGTGATGCTCCATCACCGTAAGAACAATTTCATCCCCAGCCTGGAGCGTTTGGCCCCAGGCGTGAGCCACCAAGTTAATCGCTTCAGTGGCGTTGCGGGTGTAGATGATCTCTTCCCGACGGGCTGCGTTGATAAACGCCTGAATCTTATCTCTAGCGCCTTCGTAAGCATCCGTTGCCCGCGCACTCAGGGTATGAACCCCGCGATGAACGTTGGCGTTATCTTGCTGATAGTAATCTTGCAGCGCTTGCAGAACTGCCGTCGGCTTCTGCGAAGTCGCCGCATTGTCTAGATAAACTAGCGGACTTCCGTTGACTTCCTGATTCAGGATGGGGAAATCAGAGCGGACTTGATCTGCGATCGTTGTTTTTTCTAGAGCAAGCATAGGGGGTTCAGATTCCGGGGGTAGGACTTCAGATTTAAGAACTAGCGGAGACGGGACAAAACATCTTCAAGTAGACCTTGCCGAATAGAAGGCACTGGAATTTTCTCCAGAATTTCTGCGGCAAAGGCTTTAACCAAAAGATCGCAGGCGTTGTCATGATCCAGCCCTCGGCTTTGGAGGTAGAAAACCTCATCATCTTCGAGCTGACTAACGGTTGCACCGTGGGCGCACTTTACGTCGTCTGCAACGATCTCAAGCTGAGGCTTAGTGTCTACTCTGGCTTTAGGCGACAGGAGCAGATTCCGGCTGAGCTGTGCTGCATTGGTTTGCTGCGCGGCCTTGGGTACAAAAATTCTGCCGTTAAATACAGCACGAGCATGATCATCGACGATGCACTTGTGGAGCTGCTGAGCTTGGCAGTGGGCCTGCGAGAAGGTCAGTGCTGAGTGGGTATCCGCCACCTGTGAATCGGTGGCCAGCGTCAGACCATCTAAGATCGTTTCCGTTTGCTCTTCGGTAACAATCTCAGGGTTATGGCGTGATAGCTGACCGCCCAAACTGATGGCAATAGAGCAATAGCGGCTATCTCGCTTCTGAGACACAGCCGTTTTCCCAATATGAAAGGCGGTGGTTTCTTCGCGCTGCAGTCGAATGTGGTTGACCTGGGCATTAGCGGCCAAGAAGATTTCCGCGACTGCGTTGGTGAAGGTCTGGGCACCAACGCTAACGAAGTCTTCAACCAAGGTGACGGTACTGCCGGTTTCAGCAACCACTAACACCCGAGGATAAGCCACGGTTGGTGCTTCACCCTGGGCTGCAGAGACAAATAGCAGATGAATCGGTGCTTCAATACTCTGGTTACGGTCCACCTTCAGAACAGCCGCATCAGTGAAGTTACAGCTATTGAGGGCCGTGAACACCTCTTCTGCACCATGGGTTTTTCCGAGGTACTCCTGGAAAGAGGCATCTAGATTCTTCAGCGTTGTAATCTGGAGTCCAGAGACTTCTGCTTGGCTAGAAAGGTCCGGCGCAAATACTCCGTTAACAAACACAAGACGGATGGCCGCGTCTGACCAACTGTGGGCCTGAATCTGCTCCGCTGTCACCGTTGCCGCTGCAGGCTGAAATGGGATTTTATACAGCGATGACGGATCGGTAAATCGCCACTCTTCGGTTTTGTTACTGGGGAGA
The genomic region above belongs to Acaryochloris thomasi RCC1774 and contains:
- the sufD gene encoding Fe-S cluster assembly protein SufD, producing MTISTIEVTPSDLKGRGDAERQAYLNTLISQRAEFGAEVPDWVMGVRDRNLTLIQDQALPSNKTEEWRFTDPSSLYKIPFQPAAATVTAEQIQAHSWSDAAIRLVFVNGVFAPDLSSQAEVSGLQITTLKNLDASFQEYLGKTHGAEEVFTALNSCNFTDAAVLKVDRNQSIEAPIHLLFVSAAQGEAPTVAYPRVLVVAETGSTVTLVEDFVSVGAQTFTNAVAEIFLAANAQVNHIRLQREETTAFHIGKTAVSQKRDSRYCSIAISLGGQLSRHNPEIVTEEQTETILDGLTLATDSQVADTHSALTFSQAHCQAQQLHKCIVDDHARAVFNGRIFVPKAAQQTNAAQLSRNLLLSPKARVDTKPQLEIVADDVKCAHGATVSQLEDDEVFYLQSRGLDHDNACDLLVKAFAAEILEKIPVPSIRQGLLEDVLSRLR